The Streptomyces sp. NBC_00224 genome has a window encoding:
- a CDS encoding alpha-hydroxy-acid oxidizing protein, with product MTQAFGFYQNEIYFEGLGGVVPRFPFTYEELESRAEAALGPSLWSYVAGGAGDERTQRANASAFERWGLYPRMFVGAARRDLSVELFGTTLPSPLFMAPIGVIGLCAQDGHGDLATARAAARTGVPMVASTLTVDPLEEVAAEFGSTPGFFQLYTPTDRELAESLVRRAEKAGFKAIVVTLDTWVTGWRPRDLSTANFPQLRGHCLANYTSDPVFRAALDRTPEEDPRAAAGRWAQIFGNPLTWDDLPWLRSLTELPLIVKGICHPEDVRRARDGGVDGIYCSNHGGRQANGGLPALDALPGVVEAADGLPVLFDSGVRTGTDIVKAIALGATAVGVGRPYAYGLAVGGTDGLVHVLRSLLAEADLLMAVDGYPALADLTPESLRRVL from the coding sequence ATGACCCAGGCATTCGGTTTCTACCAGAACGAGATCTACTTCGAGGGGCTCGGCGGCGTGGTGCCGCGCTTCCCGTTCACGTACGAGGAGCTGGAGTCCCGCGCCGAGGCCGCACTCGGGCCGTCCCTGTGGTCGTACGTGGCGGGCGGCGCGGGCGACGAGCGCACCCAGCGGGCCAACGCGTCGGCCTTCGAGCGCTGGGGGCTGTACCCGAGGATGTTCGTCGGGGCCGCGCGGCGCGACCTGTCCGTCGAGCTGTTCGGGACGACCTTGCCGTCGCCGCTGTTCATGGCGCCGATCGGGGTCATCGGGCTGTGCGCCCAGGACGGGCACGGCGATCTGGCGACGGCCCGCGCGGCCGCCCGCACCGGCGTCCCGATGGTCGCCTCGACGCTGACCGTCGACCCTCTGGAGGAGGTCGCCGCCGAGTTCGGCTCGACGCCGGGCTTCTTCCAGCTGTACACCCCCACCGACCGCGAGCTGGCCGAGAGCCTGGTGCGGCGCGCCGAGAAGGCCGGGTTCAAGGCCATCGTCGTCACCCTCGACACCTGGGTCACGGGGTGGCGCCCGCGCGATCTGAGCACCGCCAACTTCCCCCAGCTGCGCGGCCACTGCCTGGCCAACTACACCTCCGACCCGGTCTTCCGGGCCGCCCTGGACCGTACCCCTGAGGAGGACCCGCGGGCCGCCGCCGGGCGCTGGGCGCAGATCTTCGGCAACCCGCTCACCTGGGACGATCTGCCCTGGCTGCGGTCGCTCACCGAGCTGCCGCTGATCGTGAAGGGCATCTGCCACCCGGAGGACGTCCGGCGCGCCAGGGACGGCGGCGTGGACGGCATCTACTGCTCCAACCACGGCGGCCGCCAGGCCAACGGCGGGCTGCCCGCCCTCGACGCGCTGCCCGGCGTGGTCGAGGCGGCCGACGGCCTGCCGGTCCTGTTCGACTCCGGCGTCCGCACCGGGACGGACATCGTGAAGGCCATCGCCCTGGGCGCCACGGCCGTCGGCGTCGGCCGCCCCTACGCGTACGGACTCGCTGTGGGCGGTACGGACGGCCTCGTCCACGTCCTGCGCTCGCTGCTCGCCGAGGCCGATCTGCTGATGGCGGTGGACGGCTATCCCGCCCTCGCCGACCTCACACCCGAATCCCTCCGGCGCGTCCTCTGA
- the htpX gene encoding zinc metalloprotease HtpX gives MIGRFQPDRQLTARMLVTLFLLGLLYVGFVAALLVLLKSTVLVVVIAAALLLGQYWFSDRIALYAMHGRLVTREEQPQLHGVIDRLCATADMPVPRVALADTDLPNAFATGRNADHAVVCVTTGLLRRLEPEELEGVLAHELSHVAHRDVAVITVASFLGVIAGLIVRFAFYSQMFGGRRRGDQNTFAILMVVMAVSAAVYALSFLLIRALSRYRELAADRAAALLTGRPSALASALTKLDGDIARIPSKDLRTASAFNAFYFVPALGAGATLSRLLSTHPTLEQRLDGLARISAELGRPA, from the coding sequence ATGATCGGCCGTTTCCAGCCCGACCGGCAGCTGACCGCGCGCATGCTGGTCACCCTTTTTCTGCTCGGCCTGCTGTACGTGGGGTTCGTGGCCGCGCTGCTCGTCCTGCTGAAGTCGACGGTGCTGGTCGTCGTCATCGCCGCGGCCCTGCTGCTCGGGCAGTACTGGTTCTCCGACCGCATCGCCCTCTACGCCATGCACGGCCGCCTCGTCACCCGCGAGGAACAGCCCCAACTGCACGGTGTCATCGACCGGTTGTGCGCCACGGCGGACATGCCCGTGCCCCGGGTCGCCCTCGCCGACACCGATCTGCCCAACGCCTTCGCCACCGGGCGCAACGCCGACCACGCCGTCGTCTGCGTCACCACCGGACTGCTCAGGCGCCTGGAGCCGGAGGAGCTGGAGGGCGTGCTGGCCCACGAGCTCTCGCACGTGGCCCACCGCGACGTCGCCGTGATCACCGTCGCCTCGTTCCTGGGCGTCATCGCCGGGCTGATCGTCCGCTTCGCCTTCTACTCCCAGATGTTCGGCGGCCGCCGCCGCGGCGACCAGAACACCTTCGCGATCCTGATGGTCGTCATGGCGGTCTCGGCGGCGGTGTACGCGCTGAGCTTCCTGCTGATCCGGGCCCTGTCCCGCTACCGGGAGCTGGCCGCCGACCGCGCGGCCGCCCTGCTCACCGGCCGCCCCTCCGCGCTCGCCTCGGCGCTGACCAAGCTGGACGGCGACATCGCCCGCATCCCCAGCAAGGACCTGCGCACGGCCAGTGCCTTCAACGCCTTCTACTTCGTGCCCGCCCTCGGTGCCGGCGCCACACTCTCGCGGCTCCTGTCCACCCACCCCACCCTGGAGCAGCGCCTCGACGGGCTGGCCAGGATCTCGGCGGAGCTGGGCCGCCCGGCATGA
- a CDS encoding BTAD domain-containing putative transcriptional regulator produces the protein MSLSYAQSSHPLRYEVLGRLRVTCGDVDLTPAPPKIAKLLALLTIRAGETVPGDKLMAELWEQHPPRCAAASLRVYVSQLRKLLGTPGRASPIVTVSPGYILDVSQNQLDVRTFERLYESGRARYLAADYPAASECLRNALAMWRGPVLDGMSGSSEISSFAAVEDEKRLNCIELNIESALALGRHHAVIEELKGLVVQHPLREPFYRQLMAALYRVGRQGDALGVYRSARQVIREELGVEPGPPLRLTQEAILRADPARLEAVGVTASAR, from the coding sequence GTGTCCCTGTCCTATGCACAATCGAGTCATCCGCTGCGCTACGAAGTACTGGGGCGGCTCCGGGTGACCTGCGGCGACGTCGATCTGACGCCGGCGCCACCGAAGATCGCCAAGCTGCTCGCCCTGCTGACGATCCGGGCAGGGGAGACGGTACCGGGCGACAAACTCATGGCGGAGCTCTGGGAACAGCATCCACCGCGGTGTGCGGCGGCGAGCCTGCGGGTCTATGTGTCACAGCTGCGCAAGCTGCTCGGCACACCCGGCCGGGCCTCGCCGATCGTCACTGTTTCCCCGGGTTACATTCTCGACGTCAGTCAGAACCAACTCGATGTCCGGACGTTCGAGAGACTCTATGAAAGCGGCCGGGCCCGTTACCTGGCGGCCGACTACCCGGCCGCGTCCGAGTGTCTGAGAAATGCCCTCGCCATGTGGCGGGGGCCGGTTCTGGACGGGATGTCGGGGTCCTCGGAGATCAGCTCGTTCGCCGCCGTGGAGGACGAAAAACGGCTGAATTGCATCGAGCTGAATATTGAATCCGCCCTGGCGCTCGGCCGCCATCACGCCGTGATAGAGGAGCTGAAGGGACTCGTCGTCCAGCACCCGCTGCGCGAGCCCTTCTACCGGCAGCTGATGGCTGCCCTGTATCGGGTGGGCCGCCAGGGCGACGCCCTGGGCGTCTACCGCAGCGCGCGCCAGGTCATCCGCGAGGAGCTGGGCGTCGAACCGGGCCCGCCGCTGCGGCTGACCCAGGAAGCCATCCTGCGGGCCGATCCGGCCAGGCTGGAAGCCGTCGGCGTGACGGCGTCGGCGCGCTGA